One genomic segment of Primulina tabacum isolate GXHZ01 chromosome 9, ASM2559414v2, whole genome shotgun sequence includes these proteins:
- the LOC142555133 gene encoding transcription factor MYB48-like isoform X2, with protein sequence MVKENAKKGPWTEQEDVQLVFYVKLLGDRRWDFIANVSGLKRTGKSCRLRWVNYLNPGLKRGKMTPNEEKLVVELHKKWGNRWSRIARKLPGRTDNEIKNYWRTHMRKEAQEKRKKGISSSSSSSNSSSSSSGSKSPTVESTPGTETKECSFYDMGGLDFLVDMGKKKDVLELEDGSNTMDEIFNYLDFDEGNFNLTYQTVASPIWDYCPNDTLWAMDENESKMFMQPMGDLFHSFPFYNNMIG encoded by the exons ATGGtgaaagaaaatgcaaaaaagGGTCCCTGGACTGAACAAGAAGATGTCCAGCTTGTGTTTTACGTGAAGTTGTTGGGGGATCGGCGATGGGATTTCATAGCTAATGTTTCAG GTCTGAAAAGAACTGGGAAAAGTTGCAGGTTGCGTTGGGTTAATTATCTGAATCCTGGGCTGAAAAGGGGGAAGATGACACCCAATGAAGAGAAACTCGTTGTTGAGCTTCATAAGAAATGGGGAAACag GTGGTCGAGAATTGCCCGAAAATTGCCCGGTCGCACCGACAATGAAATTAAGAACTACTGGAGGACTCACATGAGAAAAGAGGCTCAAGAAAAGAGGAAAAAGGGAATATCTTCGTCTTCATCATCTTCCAACTCTTCCTCATCCTCCTCCGGATCCAAGAGCCCCACCGTCGAATCTACGCCAGGTACTGAGACTAAGGAATGCAGCTTTTACGACATGGGAgggctcgattttcttgttgACATGGGCAAAAAGAAGGATGTCTTAGAGTTAGAAGATGGCTCCAACACTATGGATGAAATATTCAattatcttgattttgatgaaggAAATTTCAATCTTACATACCAAACAGTGGCCTCTCCGATATGGGATTATTGCCCAAATGACACTTTGTGGGCTATGGATGAAAACGAAAGCAAGATGTTTATGCAGCCAATGGGCGATCTCTTTCATTCTTTCCCTTTTTACAACAATATGATAGGCTAA
- the LOC142555133 gene encoding transcription factor MYB59-like isoform X1 produces the protein MVKENAKKGPWTEQEDVQLVFYVKLLGDRRWDFIANVSGLKVAGDRSIHRLRWVNYLNPGLKRGKMTPNEEKLVVELHKKWGNRWSRIARKLPGRTDNEIKNYWRTHMRKEAQEKRKKGISSSSSSSNSSSSSSGSKSPTVESTPGTETKECSFYDMGGLDFLVDMGKKKDVLELEDGSNTMDEIFNYLDFDEGNFNLTYQTVASPIWDYCPNDTLWAMDENESKMFMQPMGDLFHSFPFYNNMIG, from the exons ATGGtgaaagaaaatgcaaaaaagGGTCCCTGGACTGAACAAGAAGATGTCCAGCTTGTGTTTTACGTGAAGTTGTTGGGGGATCGGCGATGGGATTTCATAGCTAATGTTTCAGGTTTGAAGGTGGCGGGAGACAGATCAATACATAG GTTGCGTTGGGTTAATTATCTGAATCCTGGGCTGAAAAGGGGGAAGATGACACCCAATGAAGAGAAACTCGTTGTTGAGCTTCATAAGAAATGGGGAAACag GTGGTCGAGAATTGCCCGAAAATTGCCCGGTCGCACCGACAATGAAATTAAGAACTACTGGAGGACTCACATGAGAAAAGAGGCTCAAGAAAAGAGGAAAAAGGGAATATCTTCGTCTTCATCATCTTCCAACTCTTCCTCATCCTCCTCCGGATCCAAGAGCCCCACCGTCGAATCTACGCCAGGTACTGAGACTAAGGAATGCAGCTTTTACGACATGGGAgggctcgattttcttgttgACATGGGCAAAAAGAAGGATGTCTTAGAGTTAGAAGATGGCTCCAACACTATGGATGAAATATTCAattatcttgattttgatgaaggAAATTTCAATCTTACATACCAAACAGTGGCCTCTCCGATATGGGATTATTGCCCAAATGACACTTTGTGGGCTATGGATGAAAACGAAAGCAAGATGTTTATGCAGCCAATGGGCGATCTCTTTCATTCTTTCCCTTTTTACAACAATATGATAGGCTAA